A single genomic interval of Penaeus vannamei isolate JL-2024 chromosome 21, ASM4276789v1, whole genome shotgun sequence harbors:
- the LOC138865499 gene encoding uncharacterized protein, translated as MGVNGITESRTVLEEVTELLLKWEKHSNTLHSLADQIMGLERCEKQKIAVPADTYIAVRSTIQQKIVEELENLSVFLNELEVQRDAMVSHIDNMETKCQTMLEDKQDQSLRPSTEFPLLQTMYSIYNHISVIVSMKKIPLHNARVDDFQSLQELQRMNQTTESIKTELEKVLHGLVLS; from the exons ATGGGTGTAAATGGAATCACAGAATCACGCACTGTGTTGGAAGAGGTTACGGAACTGTTACTGAAGTGGGAGAAACACAGCAACACTCTGCATTCATTGGCAGACCAGATAATGGGCCTTGAAAG GtgtgaaaaacagaaaatagctGTTCCTGCTGACACCTACATTGCAGTTCGATCCACCATACAACAAAAGATAGTTGAAGAGCTAGAGAATCTTTCGGTGTTTCT GAACGAGCTGGAGGTTCAGCGTGACGCCATGGTTTCCCATATTGACAACATGGAAACCAAGTGCCAGACCATGCTAGAGGACAAACAAGACCAGTCGCTGAGGCCATCAACAGAATTTCCCTTATTGCAGACCATGTATTCCATTTACAACCACATATCGGTTATAGTTTCCATGAAGAAGATTCCACTCCATAATGCCAGAGTGGATGATTTCCAGAGTCTGCAAGAATTGCAGCGAATGAATCAGACAACAGAGTCAATCAAGACAGAGCTAGAGAAGGTATTGCATGGTCTAGTGTTATCGTAG
- the sav gene encoding protein salvador homolog 1: MLSNSRKKSDTMSSCDSLAGKYIKKESPPEVSIINVWPNASQSDLRKRKSTVNPPYVSSSNPPSHQASPLVQKYSTGSRTPVNGMAHGGLEGKYTPNVGEVTQRMGGLHLGSRGSLDGMLKQQAPPSPAMFNHTFINHYTGSQYSLDQILYGPSHIRSPLEATTQGISYPFLHQSGQKQQQAQQQQQQQQQQQQQQQRQQLSQSNTHLGGGSPQPPSPRLEQELPLPPGWSVDYTLRGRKYYIDHNTKTTHWSHPLEKEGLPAGWERIESLEHGVYYVNHITRQAQYEHPCAQQYLPRIPENSALAQNRMLPIPHHTDFRQPLSLMPASPYLHEKIPYWLHVYSQASPEHDHKLRWELFRLPELDCYQAMLNRLFKHELHGIVMSYEMYRIALTKEIERRMQQMNTPMAGGPETTSGVTITEIKDEDAHSTENVSSNEHFKQQILNADNLFESKVRRVYRL, encoded by the exons ATGTTGTCCAACTCTCGCAAGAAGTCGGACACCATGTCCAGCTGTGACAGTCTGGCGGGgaagtatataaaaaaggaatCTCCTCCCGAGGTGTCCATCATTAACGTCTGGCCAAACGCAAGTCAGAGTGatttgagaaagaggaagagtacgGTCAATCCACCCTATGTTAGTAGCAGTAATCCTCCTTCCCACCAGGCCTCACCCTTAGTCCAAAAGTATTCCACGGGATCTAGGACACCAGTGAATGGAATGGCCCATGGAGGACTGGAAGGCAAATACACTCCAAATGTTGGGGAAGTCACGCAGCGGATGGGTGGCCTCCACCTAGGCAGCCGAGGGAGCCTTGACGGCATGTTAAAGCAGCAAGCACCCCCCTCGCCAGCTATGTTTAACCACACATTCATTAACCATTATACAGGATCTCAGTACAGTCTTGATCAAATACTCTATGGACCGAGTCATATCAGGTCTCCACTGGAAGCAACCACCCAGGGTATTTCGTACCCTTTCCTCCATCAGTCTGGTCAAAAGCAGCAGCAagcacagcaacagcagcagcagcaacagcaacagcaacagcaacagcaaagacaacaacTGTCTCAGTCAAATACTCACCTTGGGGGAGGGTCGcctcagcccccttcccctcgccttgaACAAGAGCTTCCGTTACCTCCAGGATGGTCTGTAGACTACACTCTAAGGGGAAGGAAGTATTACATAGATCACAACACAAAGACAACTCACTGGTCACATCCCTTAGAGAAGGAAGGCCTGCCTGCTGGATGGGAGCGTATCGAGTCTCTAGAACATGGTGTTTATTATGTCAATCACATCACTCGGCAAGCCCAGTATGAGCACCCATGTGCGCAACAGTATCTTCCAAGAATTCCAGAGAACTCAGCTCTTGCCCAGAATAGAATGCTACCTATTCCACATCATACAGATTTCCGTCAGCCATTGTCGCTCATGCCAGCATCACCATACCTGCACGAGAAAATTCCTTATTGGCTACATGTGTATTCTCAAGCATCACCAGAACATGACCACAAGTTAAGATGGGAACTCTTCAGACTACCGGAGCTGGACTGCTACCAGGCAATGCTCAACAGACTCTTCAAACATGAGCTTCATGGCATTGTGATGAGCTATGAAATGTACCGTATTGCTCTGacaaaagagattgaaagaagaaTGCAGCAGATGAACACACCAATGGCAGGAGGGCCAGAGACCACAAGTGGGGTGACCATAACAGAAATAAAGGATGAGGATGCTCACAGTACTGAAAACGTCTCATCTAATGAACATTTCAAGCAGCAGATACTAAATGCAGATAACTTATTTGAGTCTAAAGT GAGGAGAGTGTATCGTCTCTAA